In Micromonospora sp. WMMA1363, a genomic segment contains:
- a CDS encoding acyltransferase domain-containing protein, with amino-acid sequence MLAVLSPGQGSQKPGFLTPWLDLPGAEARLRWWSALSGVDLVHLGTVADAAEIKDTAGTQPLLVAAALLAAEHLPMYDVALTAGHSVGELGATVLAGALPPEAAVTLAGVRGREMAAACALEPTGMAAVLGGDPDEVLAAIAAHGLHPANRNGAGQIVAAGALDGLDKLAAEPPTRTRIVRLQVAGAFHTPYMAPAEAALAAVAAGITPADPARILLSNLDGSAVNHGREMVQRLVRQVTAPVRWDLCTRTLADLGVTGVIELPPAGALAGLVKRALKGDTAPEIVTLNTPDDLPAARDLIARHSGLGHEPVIQFRVVVSPAAGTFMPVEELAEGADLRTGQVIGHVSTRQGPVEVTAHAGGLLTEWLAHHDDPIAPGQPLARIGGHA; translated from the coding sequence GTGGTGGTCCGCGCTCTCCGGGGTCGACCTGGTCCACCTCGGCACGGTCGCCGATGCCGCCGAGATCAAGGACACCGCCGGCACCCAGCCGCTGCTCGTCGCGGCGGCGCTGCTCGCCGCCGAGCACCTGCCGATGTACGACGTCGCCCTCACCGCCGGCCACAGCGTCGGCGAGCTGGGCGCGACGGTACTCGCCGGAGCGCTCCCGCCGGAGGCCGCCGTCACCCTCGCCGGTGTCCGCGGCCGAGAGATGGCCGCCGCCTGTGCGCTGGAGCCGACCGGAATGGCCGCTGTGCTCGGCGGCGACCCGGACGAGGTACTGGCCGCGATCGCCGCACACGGGCTACACCCGGCCAACCGCAACGGCGCCGGGCAGATCGTCGCCGCCGGCGCGCTCGACGGGCTGGACAAGCTCGCCGCCGAGCCACCGACGCGCACCCGGATCGTCCGCCTCCAGGTGGCCGGCGCGTTCCACACGCCGTACATGGCCCCGGCCGAGGCTGCGTTGGCGGCGGTGGCCGCCGGGATCACCCCCGCCGATCCGGCCCGCATCCTGCTGTCCAACCTCGACGGCTCGGCCGTCAACCACGGCCGGGAGATGGTGCAGCGACTGGTCCGCCAGGTCACCGCCCCCGTCCGCTGGGACCTCTGCACGCGCACGCTGGCCGACCTCGGGGTGACCGGGGTGATCGAGCTGCCGCCGGCCGGCGCGCTCGCCGGCTTGGTGAAGCGGGCGCTGAAAGGCGACACCGCCCCGGAGATCGTCACGCTCAACACCCCCGACGACCTGCCCGCCGCGCGGGACCTGATCGCCCGGCACAGCGGGCTCGGCCACGAGCCGGTGATCCAGTTCCGGGTCGTGGTCTCCCCCGCGGCCGGCACCTTCATGCCCGTCGAGGAGCTGGCCGAGGGCGCCGACCTGCGCACCGGACAGGTCATCGGGCACGTCTCCACCCGGCAGGGCCCGGTCGAGGTGACCGCACACGCCGGCGGGCTGCTCACCGAGTGGCTCGCCCACCACGACGACCCGATCGCCCCGGGCCAGCCGCTGGCCCGGATCGGAGGTCACGCATGA
- a CDS encoding beta-ketoacyl-ACP synthase III, with translation MTGSRIVALGHYQPSRVVTNDEIAQLVETNDEWIRDRVGIVTRRIADGETVSDMAAAAAGKALAGSGLTAADIDLVVVATCTAVDRSPNVACRVAAKLGITAPGAYDINTACSGFAYALGTVDHAIRAGASRNAIVIGAEKLSDFTDWTDRSTCIIFGDGAGAAVVTASAADEPAGVGPVIWGSVPDRGDAVRIEGWRPYIQQEGQAVFRWATTALAPLALQACERAGVDPSELAAFVPHQANARIIDGIAKRLGIPDAIIAKDIVESGNTSAASVPLALSKLVERREVPSGAPVLLFGFGGGLTYAGQVVRCP, from the coding sequence ATGACCGGCAGCCGGATCGTCGCGCTCGGCCACTACCAGCCGTCGCGCGTGGTGACCAACGACGAGATCGCCCAGCTGGTGGAGACCAACGACGAATGGATCCGCGACCGAGTGGGCATCGTCACCCGGCGGATCGCCGACGGTGAGACGGTGTCCGACATGGCCGCCGCCGCCGCGGGCAAGGCGCTGGCCGGCTCCGGCCTGACCGCCGCCGACATCGACCTCGTGGTGGTCGCCACCTGCACCGCCGTCGATCGCAGCCCGAACGTCGCCTGCCGGGTCGCCGCCAAGCTCGGCATCACCGCCCCGGGCGCGTACGACATCAACACCGCCTGTTCGGGCTTCGCGTACGCCCTGGGCACCGTCGACCATGCCATCCGGGCCGGTGCCTCGCGCAACGCCATCGTCATCGGCGCCGAGAAGCTTTCCGACTTCACCGACTGGACCGACCGCTCGACCTGCATCATCTTCGGTGACGGGGCCGGTGCCGCGGTGGTCACGGCCAGCGCGGCGGACGAGCCCGCCGGTGTCGGCCCGGTGATCTGGGGCTCGGTGCCCGACCGGGGCGACGCGGTCCGCATCGAGGGCTGGCGTCCGTACATTCAGCAGGAGGGGCAGGCGGTCTTCCGCTGGGCCACCACCGCGCTGGCCCCGCTGGCGCTGCAGGCGTGCGAACGCGCCGGAGTCGACCCGTCGGAGCTGGCCGCGTTCGTGCCGCACCAGGCCAACGCCCGGATCATCGACGGTATCGCCAAGCGCCTCGGCATCCCCGACGCGATCATCGCCAAGGACATCGTCGAGTCCGGCAACACCTCGGCGGCGAGCGTCCCGCTGGCGCTGTCGAAGCTGGTCGAGCGGCGGGAGGTGCCCTCCGGCGCCCCGGTGCTGCTGTTCGGCTTCGGCGGCGGCCTGACCTACGCCGGTCAGGTCGTCCGCTGCCCCTGA
- a CDS encoding acyl carrier protein: MTRDEITTGLAEILEEVAGVNPDDVAEGKSFTDDLDVDSLSMVEVVVAAEEKFGVKIPDNEVQNLKTVGDAVSYIEAQS, encoded by the coding sequence ATGACCCGTGACGAGATCACCACCGGCCTCGCCGAGATCCTCGAAGAGGTTGCCGGGGTGAACCCGGACGACGTGGCCGAGGGGAAGTCCTTCACCGACGACCTGGACGTCGACTCGCTGTCGATGGTGGAGGTCGTGGTGGCCGCCGAGGAGAAGTTCGGCGTCAAGATCCCGGACAACGAGGTGCAGAACCTGAAGACCGTCGGGGACGCCGTCAGCTACATCGAGGCGCAGTCCTGA
- the fabF gene encoding beta-ketoacyl-ACP synthase II yields MAHTDVVVTGLGATTPLGGDVASTWDAMRSGHSGVGPLTQEWAEQLPVRIAAQLAVDPAGLLDRVKLRRLDRSEAIAIIAAHQAWADAGLADSGLDPDRLGVSIGSGIGGALTLLAQDDILEASGPRRVSPHTIPMLMPNGPAAWVGLELGARAGVHSVASACATGAEAIALGLDMIRAGRADVVVAGGTEAVIHALPIAGFSSMRAMSTRNDEPERASRPWDSGRDGFVLGEGAGILVLERADHAAARGAQVYARLAGAGLTSDGYDIVQPHPEGAGAIRAIAKAIADADVAKRDIVHVNAHATSTPVGDLAEIRALHQALGDHPVLTSTKSMSGHLLGAAGALESIATILAIRDGVVPPTINLDDPDDGLDLDVAANKARHLEIPAALNNSFGFGGHNVALVFTRA; encoded by the coding sequence ATGGCACACACCGATGTCGTCGTCACCGGGCTCGGCGCGACCACCCCGCTGGGCGGGGACGTCGCGTCGACCTGGGACGCCATGCGGAGCGGCCACTCCGGGGTGGGTCCGCTCACCCAGGAGTGGGCCGAGCAGCTGCCGGTCCGGATCGCCGCCCAGCTCGCGGTCGATCCGGCCGGCCTGCTGGACCGGGTGAAGCTGCGCCGCCTGGACCGCTCCGAGGCGATCGCGATCATCGCCGCGCACCAGGCCTGGGCGGACGCCGGTCTGGCCGACTCCGGGCTGGACCCGGACCGGCTGGGCGTCAGCATCGGCTCCGGCATCGGCGGCGCGCTGACCCTGCTCGCCCAGGACGACATCCTGGAGGCGTCCGGCCCGCGGCGGGTCTCCCCGCACACCATTCCGATGCTGATGCCGAACGGCCCGGCCGCCTGGGTCGGCCTGGAACTGGGCGCCCGGGCGGGCGTGCACTCGGTGGCCAGCGCCTGCGCCACCGGGGCGGAGGCGATCGCCCTCGGCCTGGACATGATCCGTGCCGGCCGCGCCGACGTGGTGGTTGCCGGCGGCACCGAGGCGGTCATCCACGCGCTGCCGATCGCCGGCTTCTCCTCGATGCGGGCGATGTCGACCCGCAACGACGAGCCGGAGCGGGCTTCCCGGCCGTGGGACTCCGGCCGCGACGGTTTCGTGCTGGGTGAGGGCGCCGGCATCCTCGTGCTGGAGCGTGCCGACCACGCCGCCGCCCGCGGCGCCCAGGTGTACGCGCGGCTCGCCGGCGCCGGCCTCACCTCCGACGGCTACGACATCGTCCAGCCACATCCCGAGGGGGCCGGCGCGATCCGGGCCATCGCCAAGGCGATCGCCGACGCCGACGTAGCCAAGCGGGACATCGTGCATGTCAACGCCCACGCCACGTCGACCCCGGTCGGCGACCTCGCCGAGATCAGGGCTCTGCACCAGGCGCTGGGTGATCACCCGGTGCTGACCTCGACGAAGTCAATGTCCGGGCACCTGCTCGGTGCGGCCGGCGCACTGGAGTCGATCGCCACGATCCTGGCGATCCGCGACGGCGTGGTGCCGCCCACGATCAACCTGGACGACCCGGACGACGGTCTCGACCTGGACGTGGCCGCCAACAAGGCGCGCCACCTGGAGATCCCCGCCGCGCTGAACAACTCGTTCGGTTTCGGCGGACACAACGTGGCTCTCGTCTTCACGCGGGCCTGA
- a CDS encoding carboxyl transferase domain-containing protein, whose amino-acid sequence MTTTVVGSDASTTDHRDPELRLRALFDAGTLRLLAPRDTSGVLWAQGEIEGTPAIAYATDATKMGGAMGAEGCRHIVDAIDTAVRERVPVLGLWHSGGARLAEGVVALDAVGQVFAAMVRASGRVPQISVVLGPAAGGAAYGPALTDIVVMSGSGRIFVTGPEVVRSVTGEQVDMERLGGPEPHGRRSGVVHVTCGDDEEALAESRKLAALLGHQGRLSPDDVPASVEDGHDLAAKMPAETNRAYDVKPVVKALLDAPGVELHAKWAPNIVTTLGRFAGRTVGVIANNPLRLGGCLDASSAEKAARFVRMCDSLGVPLIVLVDVPGYLPGLGQEWDGVVRRGAKLLHAFAEAVVPRVTLVTRKAYGGAYIAMNSRSLSATAVFAWPNAEVAVMGASAAVNILHRKKLAAAPAEEREALRAQLIEEQIRVAGGVNRALEIGVVDEVIKPAETRRRIAEALAAAPAARGAHGNIPL is encoded by the coding sequence GTGACCACCACTGTCGTCGGCTCGGATGCGTCTACCACCGACCATCGGGACCCGGAGCTGCGACTGCGGGCCCTGTTCGACGCGGGTACGCTGCGCCTGCTCGCACCCCGGGACACCTCCGGCGTGCTCTGGGCGCAAGGCGAGATCGAGGGTACGCCCGCCATCGCGTACGCCACGGACGCCACGAAGATGGGCGGCGCGATGGGCGCCGAGGGGTGCCGGCACATCGTCGACGCCATCGACACCGCCGTCCGGGAGCGGGTGCCCGTGCTCGGGCTCTGGCACTCCGGCGGCGCCCGGCTGGCTGAGGGCGTCGTCGCGCTCGACGCGGTCGGGCAGGTGTTCGCCGCCATGGTCCGGGCCTCCGGCCGGGTGCCACAGATCTCCGTCGTGCTCGGTCCCGCCGCTGGTGGCGCGGCGTACGGGCCGGCGCTGACCGACATCGTGGTGATGAGCGGCAGCGGTCGGATCTTCGTGACCGGCCCGGAGGTGGTCCGCAGCGTCACCGGCGAGCAGGTCGACATGGAACGCCTCGGCGGCCCCGAGCCGCACGGCCGACGCTCCGGCGTCGTGCACGTGACGTGCGGGGACGACGAGGAGGCGCTGGCCGAGTCGCGCAAGCTCGCCGCGCTGTTGGGCCACCAGGGCCGGCTATCCCCCGACGACGTGCCCGCCTCGGTTGAGGACGGGCACGACCTGGCCGCGAAGATGCCGGCCGAGACCAACCGCGCGTATGACGTGAAGCCGGTCGTCAAGGCACTGCTCGACGCTCCCGGCGTGGAGCTGCACGCGAAGTGGGCGCCGAACATCGTCACCACACTGGGCCGGTTCGCCGGCCGGACGGTCGGTGTCATCGCCAACAACCCGCTGCGCCTGGGCGGCTGCCTCGACGCGTCCAGCGCCGAGAAGGCAGCCCGGTTCGTACGGATGTGCGACTCGCTCGGCGTGCCGCTGATCGTGCTGGTCGACGTCCCCGGTTATCTACCCGGTCTGGGCCAGGAGTGGGACGGCGTGGTCCGACGCGGGGCGAAGCTGCTGCACGCGTTCGCCGAGGCGGTGGTGCCGCGGGTGACGCTGGTGACCCGCAAGGCTTACGGCGGGGCGTACATCGCGATGAACTCCCGCTCCCTCAGCGCGACCGCGGTCTTCGCCTGGCCGAACGCGGAGGTCGCGGTGATGGGTGCCAGCGCGGCGGTGAACATCCTGCACCGTAAGAAGCTGGCCGCCGCCCCCGCCGAAGAACGCGAGGCGCTGCGAGCGCAACTCATCGAAGAGCAGATCCGCGTCGCCGGCGGCGTGAACCGGGCGCTGGAGATCGGCGTGGTCGACGAGGTCATCAAGCCGGCCGAGACCCGGCGGCGCATCGCCGAGGCGCTGGCCGCCGCCCCGGCGGCCCGCGGCGCCCACGGCAACATCCCGCTGTAG
- a CDS encoding lipoprotein, giving the protein MPRRSTAALLATLSLVLPTGCGRDDTPDDASSAPTATGEPWYDEIAVAGADGEVGRAGTPCPLPLTFPLAEGWRPETVELPETVELPETVELPESAPSGNPDAQLGAELAAALGRRGGATVRCEVDGRRAGAGFLRVWAVDQSAVTPRAALADFLADTSVEQTVEPRYRDVTAGDFAGVEVTWLSRSELLDEENRNWAVAVRADERTLLFTVSEGLLAERTDVLPAYRLATRGLRASG; this is encoded by the coding sequence GTGCCACGTCGTAGCACCGCAGCGCTGCTGGCCACGCTGAGCCTCGTCCTACCCACCGGCTGCGGCCGCGACGACACACCCGACGACGCGTCGTCGGCTCCGACGGCCACCGGCGAGCCCTGGTACGACGAGATCGCCGTCGCCGGGGCCGACGGCGAGGTGGGCCGGGCCGGAACCCCGTGCCCGTTGCCGCTGACGTTCCCCCTCGCCGAGGGCTGGCGACCCGAGACCGTCGAGCTACCCGAGACCGTCGAGCTACCCGAAACGGTCGAGCTGCCCGAGTCGGCCCCGTCCGGGAACCCGGACGCCCAGCTGGGCGCGGAACTCGCGGCGGCGCTCGGCCGGCGCGGCGGCGCCACCGTCCGGTGCGAGGTGGACGGCCGCCGCGCGGGCGCCGGGTTCCTGCGGGTCTGGGCCGTCGACCAGTCAGCGGTCACCCCGCGCGCCGCGCTGGCCGACTTCCTCGCCGACACGTCGGTCGAGCAGACCGTCGAGCCGCGATACCGGGACGTGACCGCCGGCGACTTCGCCGGTGTCGAGGTGACCTGGCTGAGCCGGAGCGAGCTGCTGGACGAGGAGAACCGCAACTGGGCGGTGGCCGTCCGGGCGGACGAACGAACCCTGCTGTTCACCGTGAGCGAAGGCCTCCTCGCCGAGCGAACCGACGTGCTGCCGGCGTACCGGCTGGCGACCCGGGGGCTGCGCGCCAGCGGGTAG